The sequence below is a genomic window from Anaerolineales bacterium.
CGCGGACTCTTCGGGTAGAAGTTGAATCCCAAATAATCCGCGCCCAGTTCGGCCGCGTCCCGCGCGTCCTCCAGGTTGGTCAGGCCGCAGATTTTGACGATCATGATTCCCCTTTCGGTCTTCCCCCGTTCGGCATCGCCGAATGAAGGGAGCTGAGGGGGGCCCTGGCCAGTTCGCGCACCTTCGCCGCCGGATCCTTCGCCGTCACCAGGGCTTGGCCGACCAGGATCGCGTCGTATCCGGCGTTCCCCGCCGCGCGCGAATCCGCGGCGGTGAAGATCCCCGATTCGGCGACCGATCCGACCGCGGGCGGGATCTCCGGCCCAAGTTCGAGGCAGGTTTGCGTGCGGACTTTAAAGGTGGCCAGGTCGCGGTTGTTCACGCCCAGCCAGCGCAGTTCGGGGATGCGCAGCGCGCGGTCGAGCTCCCTGCCGGCGTGGATTTCGACCAGGGGCGCGAGCCCGAGTTCGAGCGCCAGCGCGTGCAGGTGCTCGAGCGCGCCGTCCTCGAGCGCGGCGGCGATCAGCAGGACTGCGTCCGCCCCCAGCGCCCGGCTCTGGTACACCTGGACCGGCGCGATCAGGAAATCCTTGCGCAGGAGGGGCAGCGGCCGTCCGTCTTCGATCCGCAGGGCTTGGCCCCGCACGGCCGCAAGATCGCCGACGGCGCCGCGGAAGAACTTTTCGTCGGTCAGGATCGAGACCGCCGCCGCGCCGTTCTCGGCGTAGAGCCGCGCCTGGTGCAGCGGATCGAGGCCGGGATTGAGTTCCCCGCGCGAGGGCGAGGCGCGTTTGATCTCGGCCACGAGCATCGGCGCGCCCAGCGGCCGCGCCGCGCGGGTAGTCTTGAACGGCAGGAATCCGCGCGGCGCGGCAGAATCCGCCGCCCGTCCCTTCCATTCGCGGAGGTCGAGCCGTGCGATTTCGGAACGTTTGTGGTCGAGGATTTGTGAGAGCATGTGTTTTCCTTCCTCAACCCCCTCCCCCTCCCCGTCCCCTCCCCCTTCTCCTGGAGCAACTCCAGGAAAAGGGGGAGGGGCGGTCCCGAAGGGACCGGGGTGGGGATGAGGGCTTACTTGAACGCGATCAACCCTTCCATCGCCTTCCGCGCCGCCCCGGAATCGAGCGCGGTGCGGGCTTCGGCGAGCGCCGCCGGAAAATCTCCGCTCTCGGCGGCGATCGCCGCGGCCGCGTTGAGCAGCACCGCGTCGCGAACCGCCGGCGACCCCTTTCCGGAAAGGACCGCCCGCATCAGCGCGGCGTTCTCCTCGGCCGTCCCGCCGCGCAGCTCCTGCGGGTCGGCCCGCGGGATCCCGGCCTCGGCCGGGTCGAAATCGAACGTGCGCACCGCGCCGTCCTTTAAGTGGCTGACCCGGTTCGGGCCGCCGGCGTTGAGCTCGTCCAATCCGCCGAAGCCGTGGACCACGTAGGCTGCCCGCCCCCC
It includes:
- a CDS encoding indole-3-glycerol-phosphate synthase; translation: MLSQILDHKRSEIARLDLREWKGRAADSAAPRGFLPFKTTRAARPLGAPMLVAEIKRASPSRGELNPGLDPLHQARLYAENGAAAVSILTDEKFFRGAVGDLAAVRGQALRIEDGRPLPLLRKDFLIAPVQVYQSRALGADAVLLIAAALEDGALEHLHALALELGLAPLVEIHAGRELDRALRIPELRWLGVNNRDLATFKVRTQTCLELGPEIPPAVGSVAESGIFTAADSRAAGNAGYDAILVGQALVTAKDPAAKVRELARAPLSSLHSAMPNGGRPKGES